The DNA segment CGCGCGAACCGCGCCGACAACGCCGTCTCGCCCATGAGCATATGCGAGCGCTTGGCAATCGGTCTATCGGGCGGCGTCATGGGCATGTTCTCCGGAATCGAGGACGGCGGTAAGGACTGCAGGGACGAGCAGGTGGCGGGTTGCGGCTCGGAACCGCCATCTGAGATTGGCCTTGATGCTGTTGTCGGAAGCGTCGTCCGCGAAATGTCGGGAATCGACGAGACCCTGCGCCCAGACCGCCACCACGCGGCCATCAGCCGGATGGCGCTGCGCCGGCATCGCCTTGAGCGGGTTGGTGGCTGTACCCGGTGCCGGGGCATAGGCCAGCGCATCGCCGGAAGAGGCAACCGCGACGGCGCTATACTTGAGAGAATGGTCGTTTAACTGAGCCATACCATCCTCAGGTAGTGGGCCGTATTTGTGCGGTGATGACGGACGGGACCGGCCGAAGATCGGCCTATAGCAGGCGATTGTTTGCCTGATATTTGAAGACGCCCTCATTCGGAGGGCGACCCTGTCGCGCCCGACGCCTGCCACCGGCAGGCCTGGCCCGATTTCCGCCCGTCCAAAGCGCCGAAACAGCGCGAACAGCAGGGAACGCCCATGTCTTGACGGCATCGACCGACCGTCAAGCTTCGTCCATTCTGGTATGATGTGCTTTCGGGATCATATGCCGTGTCGACCGGCAGTCTGGGGCGAGTTCGGATGACGCGTGAGATGCCGCAGGCGGGCGGCTTGGTATTCGACGATGTCGTCCTGGATGAGACGTGCCTGTTCGCCCACCGCAACGGGGAGCAGGTTCGCTTCACGCGCAGCGAGCGCGCACTCCTTCTGGCGCTTTCCCGGAACCCGCACCGCCTGATGCAGCGCGGCCAGTTGCTCGATGCGATCGCGCCGACCCAGGCTGATGCGTCCGACCGCAACGTCGACTTTCTGGTCAACCGCCTGCGTACCAAGCTCGGCGACAGCGCACGGTCCCCAAGATTCATCGCCACGCAATATGGTGAGGGCTATGTCTGGATCGCAGCGAAACTGCCGGCCGTTGCACCGAAGCCTGATCCGGCCCCGGTCAGCGGACTTCTGGCGATAGCTGCTGTCGTTCCACCGCATGATCAGGGCCTTGCCGAATATGCCGAGGCCATTACCGGTCAGATGCGCGACATGATCGCGGGCCGGCTCGGGGCCGGCCAGACCGTGATCGTGTTGGAGCGTGCGGCGACGCTGGCGACACGCTATGTTCTGAAGGTGAGCCTGCAGGACAACGGTGCTCGGTTGGATTGCACGGCAACCCTGCGCGAGGGGCCATCACGGCGCATCATCCGGGCTTTCCGGCTCGAGTTCGGCGCCGGCGCCACGACCTCGCTCGCGCCGGAGGTGGAACGCACCTCGATCAGCATCGTCGAGGCGCTGCGGCGCAATCTGGCTGAAGCCTCTGAGGGGCTTGGCACGCCCGCCGACCAGCCGCACGAAATCCGCCTGCGCAAGGCGTCGGCCCTATTGTCAGCCTCCAACCCGGAATGGCTAGAGAAGGGTCTGCAACTACGCGATGCGCGGGCGCAGAATCCGGCGAGTGCGGACATTGCCCTGCAATGGGGTCTCCATCTGTTTGCGCGCCTTGTCCTCACCAATCCCTTTACCGGCATAAGCCGCGACGAGCGCGACGAGATCGAGAGTGAGATTGAGGCAACCGTGCTGGATTGTCTGCCATTCATCGAGACCAACCCGTTGCTGATGCTGACCGCCGCCAAGCTGCTCTATTTCGTCGATCGCGGTCATCTCGAGCTTGCCGAGGATCTTGCGGACAGGGCCTTTGCCCGTATGGCGGACTCTCCCGCCGCCTTGCCGGTGCTCGGGCAGTTGCGGCAGGCACGCGGCGACTTCGCCGCGGCGGTGGCATTCTTCGATCGCGGCATCGAGATGGCGGATCCCGATTCCGCATTCGACGTGCACATGCGTGTCCTTAAGTACATCGCGCTGTTGGCAGCAGGCGACCGCGAGGCGCTGAAGGTGCCGGCGGCGTTCATTCACGGGAGCCCGCATTCGCCGCCGGACCTCAGCGTGATGGTCACCGTGCTGATCACGCCGGCCGGCCAACAATTGCCGGAGGCGGTCACCGATGCCCTGATGGCGGCCGGCCGCGAAGGCGCGCGCAACGCGATCGAGTACACCTACATGACGTCGGTGCGCCATCTCACCTCGCTGCAGGCGCGCGCCAACATCATGCAGGGGCTCGTCGGGCATATGACCAGACTGCACGGCAAGGATGTGGTTGCGCCGTTCGTCCTTGCGGGAACGGGCCTGGCTGCGGTGGCCTGAGCACACGGTCGCCGAACGTCCTGGAGCCCCCCAACCTCTAGGGAGGGGGTAGCTGTAACAGCGGCGAATATTGGCTTGTCTGATACTGGTACAGCGAAATACCGCTCGGCCTTCTATTTGCCGATTACCTCGACCCTTCGGAGAAGATCGGTATCAGCCGCAAAGTGGAAGAGGTCGCCACGGGCATGAAGTTGCGCAAGCTGTTGCCTGGTCTGCGCGAGGTCCGAAAGACCTGCGAGACCAGCCCGGGAGCGATGAAACGGGCCTGGTGCTACCTGCTGCCGAGCTAATGGCGCGGAGCGTCTGATCCCGCCGCGAGTGGAAGGTTGAGGCGAAGGCCGCAGGTGTCTGCCATCCCAGCTTGGAGTACGGCCGGGCGGTGTTGTAGTCGAGCTGCGACCGGGCGAGAGCGGCTCTGGCCTGGAACAGGCTGGAGAACGGCGTTTCGTTCAGCCGCTCCTCACGCTAGAGCCGGAACAGCCGCTTGTGGTTGCTCGGACATGGACCAGATACTCGACGCCGCCATGGCCGGGCTGGGTGTCGCGCTCTTGCCCGACCGGGTCTGCCGTTCTGAGCTTGATGCCGGGCACT comes from the Ancylobacter pratisalsi genome and includes:
- a CDS encoding winged helix-turn-helix domain-containing protein: MTREMPQAGGLVFDDVVLDETCLFAHRNGEQVRFTRSERALLLALSRNPHRLMQRGQLLDAIAPTQADASDRNVDFLVNRLRTKLGDSARSPRFIATQYGEGYVWIAAKLPAVAPKPDPAPVSGLLAIAAVVPPHDQGLAEYAEAITGQMRDMIAGRLGAGQTVIVLERAATLATRYVLKVSLQDNGARLDCTATLREGPSRRIIRAFRLEFGAGATTSLAPEVERTSISIVEALRRNLAEASEGLGTPADQPHEIRLRKASALLSASNPEWLEKGLQLRDARAQNPASADIALQWGLHLFARLVLTNPFTGISRDERDEIESEIEATVLDCLPFIETNPLLMLTAAKLLYFVDRGHLELAEDLADRAFARMADSPAALPVLGQLRQARGDFAAAVAFFDRGIEMADPDSAFDVHMRVLKYIALLAAGDREALKVPAAFIHGSPHSPPDLSVMVTVLITPAGQQLPEAVTDALMAAGREGARNAIEYTYMTSVRHLTSLQARANIMQGLVGHMTRLHGKDVVAPFVLAGTGLAAVA
- a CDS encoding LysR substrate-binding domain-containing protein, which produces MPAWSTAGRCCSRAATGRERLWPGTGWRTAFRSAAPHARAGTAACGCSDMDQILDAAMAGLGVALLPDRVCRSELDAGHLVRVLPAWHGQIGVVHLVFTTRRGLSPAVRALIGHLVKDFPPAIAVGQRA